AACCAGGTCTTTCTAGTGTGACACATACATCAAATCCAACTATTCCTATTTCTGGATCATATTTTATATTCGGTAAGTCTATGCTTTCTTTTATTCCAAAAGAGAAGTTGCCATCATTTATTTGGTTTTTTTTGAGTTTGTAATCAACTGCTTTTAATGTGTCTTGAAGTATTTTTTCGGCCCTTTTTCCTCTTAGTGTTACTTTTACACCTGTTGGTTTACCCTTTGCTAAACCAAATGTGCTTCTTTTAGGAGATAGTGTGATTTTGGGTTTTTGATTTGTCAAAATATTTAAAAATTTCTCGGCCTTTTCTATCTTAACCTTGTCACCAGCACATCCCATGTTCAGTGTTACCTTCTCTAATCTTATTTCCTGCATCCTATTCATTTAACCCACCGTCAAATATGGTTTGTTTGTACCTATCACAAAAACATAATCTTTTATTGCCTCAAATTCCTTACCATCTTTTTCACATACAACCTTGTTTGGTTCTCTGCTTCTTGTTTCTATTATTTCTTTTATTTTTGAGATTGTTCCTATGTTTTGACCATCTGTCATAAGAGCCAAACTTCCCTTCTCAAATTTCAGGTGCTGAACAATTTTTTTGTCCTTGAAATTAATCACCAAAGAATCCCCGGTTTTGTAAACATCTTCAACAGGTTTCTTTGGGTTTTTTACCGGTATTATTATGTTCCCACCATCATGGAAATTTAATTGAATGTATCCTTTCTTCACTAAAGTTTTGTTGTTTATTCTAACTATTTTTAGATC
The nucleotide sequence above comes from Candidatus Aenigmatarchaeota archaeon. Encoded proteins:
- a CDS encoding 30S ribosomal protein S4e, which encodes MVKKHLKRLKAPKFWGIKRKESKYTVRPRSGPHKLEKSIPLQVLIRDILGIVSVGSDARKIIKGGEVFVDGKPRKDHKYPVGLMDVISLPTFEKNYRITINHNGLKVIECPENEKDLKIVRINNKTLVKKGYIQLNFHDGGNIIIPVKNPKKPVEDVYKTGDSLVINFKDKKIVQHLKFEKGSLALMTDGQNIGTISKIKEIIETRSREPNKVVCEKDGKEFEAIKDYVFVIGTNKPYLTVG
- a CDS encoding 50S ribosomal protein L5, with amino-acid sequence MNRMQEIRLEKVTLNMGCAGDKVKIEKAEKFLNILTNQKPKITLSPKRSTFGLAKGKPTGVKVTLRGKRAEKILQDTLKAVDYKLKKNQINDGNFSFGIKESIDLPNIKYDPEIGIVGFDVCVTLERPGYRVKRRREESKIGKKHLITKEQTIEWLKKMGVEFND